Proteins encoded by one window of Pseudomonas sp. LS44:
- the adk gene encoding adenylate kinase: MRVILLGAPGAGKGTQAGFITKKFGIPQISTGDMLRAAVKAGSELGLKAKSVMESGGLVSDDLIINLVKERIAQPDCANGFLFDGFPRTIPQAEAMKEAGVVIDYVVEIAVDDEEIVGRIAGRRVHPASGRVYHTEHNPPKVAGKDDETGEDLIQREDDKEETVRHRLSVYHSQTKPLVDFYQQLAATEGTPKYTAVAGVGSVEEITGKVLTALS; the protein is encoded by the coding sequence ATGCGCGTGATTCTGTTGGGAGCGCCCGGTGCCGGCAAAGGTACCCAAGCTGGCTTCATCACCAAAAAGTTCGGCATTCCGCAAATTTCCACCGGCGACATGCTGCGTGCGGCGGTCAAGGCCGGCAGCGAGCTGGGCCTGAAAGCCAAGAGCGTCATGGAGAGCGGTGGCCTGGTTTCCGATGACCTGATCATCAACCTGGTCAAAGAGCGCATCGCTCAACCGGACTGCGCGAACGGTTTCCTGTTCGACGGTTTCCCGCGCACCATCCCGCAGGCCGAGGCCATGAAGGAAGCCGGCGTGGTGATCGATTACGTCGTCGAAATTGCCGTCGATGACGAGGAAATCGTTGGCCGCATCGCGGGTCGTCGCGTGCACCCGGCTTCCGGTCGCGTGTACCACACCGAACACAATCCGCCGAAAGTCGCCGGCAAGGACGACGAAACTGGCGAAGACCTGATTCAGCGCGAAGACGACAAAGAAGAAACCGTTCGTCACCGCCTGTCGGTTTACCATTCGCAAACCAAGCCTCTGGTCGACTTCTACCAGCAGCTCGCTGCCACTGAAGGCACGCCGAAATACACCGCCGTTGCCGGGGTGGGTTCGGTTGAAGAGATCACAGGCAAGGTTCTGACCGCGCTCAGCTAA
- a CDS encoding DUF72 domain-containing protein translates to MLPYHLGCPSWNEPAWRGVLYPPDARPAASLEHYVRVLNAVEGNTTFYAPPTTATVQRWADAMPTDFRFCAKVPCDISHHGDLRDRLDACEAFLRLLAPLGERVAPLWLQLPASFGPQRLGELAAWLEHFQHRRIAVEVRHAAFFAKGDEERALNRLLRERAVERICLDSRALFSCRSDDPAVRHAQAKKPRLPVRPAAFSDSPQVRFIGGPDLPANEPFLLPWVDKVASWIEQGLTPYVFLHTPDNQLAAAQALRFHALLAERLPGLPALTVEHDEGATREQLVLL, encoded by the coding sequence GTGCTGCCCTACCACCTTGGCTGTCCGTCATGGAACGAGCCGGCTTGGCGCGGTGTTCTGTATCCGCCGGATGCGCGGCCGGCCGCTAGCCTCGAACACTACGTGCGCGTGCTCAACGCGGTAGAGGGCAACACCACTTTTTACGCGCCACCGACGACTGCTACGGTGCAGCGCTGGGCCGATGCGATGCCGACTGACTTCCGCTTCTGCGCCAAGGTGCCGTGTGATATCAGTCATCACGGCGATCTGCGCGATCGACTCGACGCCTGCGAGGCATTCCTGCGTTTGTTGGCACCGTTGGGTGAGCGAGTCGCGCCGCTCTGGTTGCAGTTGCCGGCCAGTTTTGGCCCGCAGCGGCTCGGCGAGCTGGCGGCCTGGCTGGAGCATTTCCAGCACCGCCGCATCGCCGTGGAGGTGCGGCATGCGGCGTTCTTCGCCAAGGGCGATGAGGAGCGCGCGCTCAATCGGCTGCTGCGTGAGCGCGCGGTCGAGCGCATCTGCCTGGATTCGCGGGCGCTGTTCAGCTGCCGGTCAGACGATCCTGCGGTGCGTCATGCGCAAGCGAAAAAGCCACGTCTGCCGGTGCGCCCGGCGGCGTTCAGTGACAGTCCGCAGGTGCGTTTTATCGGTGGGCCTGATCTGCCGGCTAACGAACCATTTCTGCTGCCCTGGGTGGACAAGGTCGCTAGCTGGATCGAGCAAGGCCTGACGCCTTACGTGTTTCTCCACACGCCGGATAATCAGCTGGCGGCCGCCCAGGCATTGCGCTTCCACGCATTATTGGCCGAGCGTCTGCCTGGCTTGCCGGCATTGACGGTTGAACACGACGAAGGCGCAACGCGAGAGCAACTCGTACTACTTTGA
- a CDS encoding TetR/AcrR family transcriptional regulator: MSDNSLQPSGPGRPKDPAKRKAILEAAKTLFLRNGFDGSSMDAIAAEAGVSKLTVYSHFTDKETLFSAAVKAKCEEQLPELMFELIDGVPMETVLMNIGRGFHALISSGESIELHRLLVTLGSQDPTLAKMFFDAGPQRVLHEMEHLLAKVHASGQLQISKPLNAAEHFFCLIRGGVNFRLLAGCGEQLSPSEAEEHVQEVVELFIRAYHPRPD; encoded by the coding sequence ATGTCTGACAATTCGTTGCAACCCAGCGGGCCCGGCCGACCCAAGGACCCCGCCAAGCGCAAGGCCATCCTTGAGGCCGCCAAAACCCTGTTTCTGCGCAACGGTTTTGACGGCAGCAGCATGGATGCAATTGCTGCCGAGGCGGGGGTTTCCAAGCTCACCGTGTACAGCCATTTCACCGACAAGGAGACCTTGTTTTCCGCCGCAGTAAAGGCCAAATGCGAAGAACAGTTGCCGGAACTGATGTTCGAGCTGATCGACGGCGTACCCATGGAAACGGTGCTGATGAACATCGGCCGCGGGTTTCACGCGCTGATCAGCAGTGGCGAGTCGATCGAACTGCACCGCCTACTGGTGACGCTGGGCAGTCAGGACCCGACGCTGGCCAAAATGTTCTTCGATGCCGGCCCGCAGCGCGTACTGCACGAGATGGAACACCTGCTGGCGAAAGTCCACGCCAGCGGACAGCTGCAGATCAGCAAGCCACTGAACGCCGCCGAACACTTCTTTTGCCTGATCAGGGGCGGCGTCAACTTCCGCCTACTGGCCGGCTGCGGCGAGCAACTCAGCCCGAGCGAAGCCGAAGAACACGTCCAAGAAGTAGTCGAACTGTTTATCCGCGCTTATCACCCGCGACCCGACTGA
- a CDS encoding pilin assembly protein, translating to MKIRELVRHWEQNAKGRLTRNSYQLHLDLEAAARLAALAEMYPKRSAEELLSELLSAALEELESGLPYVKGTQVVATDEEGDPLYEDIGPTPRFLALARKYLHEMSAQYESAKH from the coding sequence ATGAAAATCCGCGAACTCGTTCGCCATTGGGAACAAAACGCCAAAGGCCGTCTGACTCGCAACAGCTACCAACTTCATCTTGATCTGGAAGCCGCCGCACGCCTGGCCGCACTGGCCGAAATGTATCCGAAACGCAGTGCCGAGGAACTGCTCAGCGAGCTGCTAAGCGCCGCGCTTGAGGAGCTCGAAAGCGGTCTGCCCTACGTCAAGGGTACCCAGGTGGTGGCTACCGATGAGGAAGGCGACCCGCTTTACGAAGACATCGGCCCGACGCCGCGTTTTCTTGCCCTGGCGCGCAAGTATCTGCATGAAATGAGCGCCCAGTACGAAAGCGCCAAACATTGA
- a CDS encoding efflux RND transporter permease subunit yields the protein MGFNLSAWALQNRQIVLYLMLLLGIVGAISYTKLGQSEDPPFTWKAMVVRTQWPGASAEEMSRQVTERIEKKLMETGDFDRILSFSRPGESQVTFIARDSMTSKEIPELWYQVRKKVGDIRHTLPQGIQGPFFNDEFGTNFGNIYALTGEGFDYAVLKDYADRIQLQLQRVKDVGKVDLIGLQDEKIWIELSNVKLATLGLPLAAVQKALEEQNAIAAAGFFETSSDRVQLRVSGKFDSVKEIRDFPIRVGDRTFRISDVAEVKRGFNDPPAPRMRFMGEDAIGLAVSMKPGGDILVLGDALEADFARLQESLPAGMQLRKVSDQPAAVKTGVGEFVRVLAEALIIVLLVSFFSLGLRTGLVVALSIPLVLAMTFAAMYYFNIGLHKISLGALVLSLGLLVDDAIIAVEMMAIKMEQGYDRLKAASYAWTSTAFPMLTGTLITAAGFLPIATAQSSTGEYTRSIFQVVTIALLVSWIAAVVFVPYLGARLLPDLAKRHAEKHGGSDKGHDPYSTPFYQRVRRVVGWCVRRRKTVILLTAAAFVASVVLFRFIPQQFFPSSGRLELMVDLKLNEGASLTNTAAVAGRLEELLKNHPGIDNYVAYVGTGSPRFYLPLDQQLPAASFAQFVVLAKTIKDREELRTWLIDTVNDEFPTVRTRVSRLENGPPVGYPVQFRVSGEHIDEVRALARKVAAKVRDNPHVVNVHLDWEEPSKVVRLNIDQERARALGISTAELSRFLQSSLTGAPVSQYREDNELIDIQLRGTVRERQELALLPSLAVPTSSGKSVPLSQIATLEYGFEEGIIWHRNRLPTVTIRGDIYDKTLPTGVAKQILPNLESIRAELPAGYLLDVGGTVEDSGRGQRSVNAGIPLFIVVVLTLLMLQLKSFSRSAMVFLTAPLGLIGVTLFLLVFQMPFGFVAMLGTIALSGMIMRNSVILVDQIEQDISSGLDKWNAIIEATVRRFRPIVLTGLAAVLAMIPLSRSIFFGPMAVAIMGGLIVATVLTLVFLPALYAAWFRVKQER from the coding sequence ATGGGCTTCAACCTTTCCGCCTGGGCGCTGCAGAACCGCCAGATCGTCCTCTATCTCATGCTCTTGCTGGGCATTGTCGGCGCCATCTCCTACACCAAGCTGGGCCAGAGCGAGGATCCGCCATTCACCTGGAAGGCCATGGTGGTGCGTACCCAATGGCCGGGCGCGAGCGCCGAGGAGATGTCGCGACAGGTCACCGAGCGCATCGAGAAGAAACTCATGGAAACCGGCGATTTCGATCGGATTCTGTCCTTCTCGCGGCCGGGCGAGTCGCAGGTGACGTTCATCGCCCGCGATTCGATGACCTCCAAGGAGATTCCCGAGCTGTGGTACCAGGTGCGCAAGAAGGTCGGCGACATCCGCCACACCCTGCCGCAGGGCATCCAGGGGCCGTTCTTCAACGACGAGTTCGGCACTAACTTCGGCAATATCTATGCACTGACCGGCGAAGGTTTCGACTATGCGGTGCTCAAGGACTATGCCGACCGCATTCAGCTGCAACTGCAGCGGGTCAAGGATGTGGGCAAGGTCGACCTGATCGGTCTGCAGGACGAGAAAATCTGGATTGAGCTGTCCAACGTCAAGCTGGCGACTCTCGGCCTGCCGTTGGCCGCGGTGCAGAAGGCGTTGGAGGAGCAGAACGCGATAGCCGCCGCAGGTTTCTTCGAGACCTCCAGCGACCGTGTGCAGCTGCGGGTCAGCGGTAAGTTCGACTCGGTGAAGGAAATTCGCGACTTTCCGATCCGGGTCGGCGACCGGACTTTTCGCATCAGCGATGTGGCCGAGGTCAAGCGTGGCTTCAACGATCCACCCGCGCCGCGTATGCGCTTCATGGGCGAGGATGCCATCGGTCTGGCGGTATCGATGAAGCCCGGTGGCGACATTCTGGTGCTCGGCGATGCGCTCGAGGCAGATTTCGCCCGCCTGCAGGAAAGCCTGCCAGCCGGTATGCAGCTGCGCAAGGTTTCCGACCAGCCGGCGGCGGTGAAGACCGGCGTCGGCGAATTCGTCCGCGTGCTCGCCGAAGCGCTGATCATCGTTCTGCTGGTGAGTTTCTTCTCGCTCGGCCTGCGTACCGGCCTGGTGGTGGCGCTATCGATTCCGCTGGTGCTGGCGATGACGTTCGCCGCCATGTACTACTTCAACATCGGCCTGCACAAGATTTCCCTCGGCGCCCTGGTGCTGTCCCTCGGCTTGCTGGTCGACGACGCGATCATTGCCGTGGAAATGATGGCGATCAAGATGGAGCAGGGCTACGACCGGCTCAAGGCGGCCAGCTATGCCTGGACCAGTACGGCCTTCCCGATGCTCACCGGGACGCTGATTACCGCCGCCGGCTTCCTGCCAATCGCCACTGCGCAATCGAGTACCGGTGAATACACCCGCTCGATCTTCCAGGTGGTGACCATCGCCCTGCTGGTCTCGTGGATTGCCGCAGTGGTGTTCGTGCCTTACCTGGGCGCGCGCCTGCTGCCGGATCTAGCCAAGCGCCATGCCGAGAAGCACGGCGGCAGCGACAAGGGTCACGATCCCTATTCGACCCCGTTTTACCAGCGCGTTCGGCGCGTGGTGGGGTGGTGCGTGCGGCGGCGCAAGACGGTGATCCTCCTCACCGCCGCCGCGTTTGTCGCCTCCGTCGTGCTGTTCCGCTTCATTCCCCAGCAGTTCTTCCCGTCCTCCGGGCGCCTGGAGCTGATGGTCGATCTGAAACTCAACGAAGGCGCTTCGCTGACCAACACTGCGGCGGTCGCCGGACGCCTCGAGGAGCTGCTGAAGAACCATCCGGGTATCGACAACTATGTGGCCTATGTGGGCACCGGCTCGCCGCGCTTCTATCTGCCGCTCGATCAGCAATTGCCGGCGGCGAGCTTCGCCCAGTTCGTGGTGTTGGCCAAGACCATCAAGGATCGCGAAGAGCTGCGCACCTGGCTGATCGACACCGTCAACGACGAATTCCCCACCGTGCGGACCCGCGTTTCGCGTCTGGAGAATGGTCCGCCGGTGGGTTATCCGGTGCAGTTCCGCGTGTCCGGCGAGCACATCGACGAGGTGCGGGCGCTAGCGCGCAAGGTCGCCGCCAAAGTGCGCGACAACCCGCATGTGGTGAACGTGCACCTGGACTGGGAAGAGCCGAGCAAAGTGGTGCGCTTGAACATCGATCAGGAGCGTGCGCGGGCCCTGGGCATCAGCACGGCGGAGCTGTCGAGGTTCTTGCAGAGCTCGCTGACCGGCGCGCCGGTTAGCCAGTACCGCGAGGACAATGAGCTGATCGACATCCAGTTGCGCGGCACCGTGCGTGAGCGTCAGGAGCTGGCCTTGCTGCCGAGCCTGGCGGTGCCGACCAGCTCGGGCAAAAGCGTGCCGCTGTCGCAGATCGCCACCCTCGAATATGGCTTCGAAGAAGGCATCATCTGGCACCGCAACCGCCTGCCGACGGTGACCATTCGCGGCGATATCTACGACAAGACGCTGCCGACCGGGGTAGCCAAGCAGATCCTGCCGAATCTCGAATCGATCCGTGCCGAGCTGCCGGCCGGCTATCTGCTGGATGTCGGCGGCACCGTGGAAGATTCCGGGCGTGGCCAGCGCTCGGTGAACGCCGGTATTCCGCTGTTCATCGTCGTGGTGCTGACGTTGCTGATGCTGCAGCTGAAGAGCTTCTCGCGCTCGGCGATGGTGTTCCTCACCGCGCCGCTGGGGCTGATCGGCGTGACCCTGTTCCTGCTCGTGTTCCAGATGCCCTTCGGCTTCGTCGCGATGCTCGGCACCATCGCCCTGTCGGGGATGATCATGCGCAACTCGGTGATTCTGGTCGACCAGATCGAACAGGACATCAGCTCCGGTTTGGACAAATGGAACGCGATTATCGAAGCGACCGTACGGCGCTTCCGGCCCATCGTGCTGACCGGTCTGGCGGCGGTGCTGGCGATGATCCCACTGTCGCGTAGTATCTTCTTCGGGCCGATGGCAGTGGCGATCATGGGCGGCTTGATCGTCGCCACGGTACTGACTCTGGTGTTTCTGCCAGCGCTGTACGCGGCCTGGTTCCGGGTCAAGCAGGAACGCTGA
- the ppc gene encoding phosphoenolpyruvate carboxylase encodes MAEIDVRLREDVHLLGELLGETIRAQYGADFLDKIERIRKGAKAARQGSAAGAEQLSSTLDGLAEDELLPVTRGFNQFLNLANIAEQYHRVRRLAPGEAEPFEALVLPELLGRLLAAGQSGESLARQLSRVEIELVLTAHPTEVARRTLIQKYDAIAAQLAAQDHDDLSEREREQVRNRLQRLIAEAWHTEEIRRSRPTPVDEAKWGFAVIEHSLWQAVPRFLRGVDADLHAATGLRLPLQAAPVRFASWMGGDRDGNPNVTAKVSREVLLLARWMAADLYLRDVDQLAAELSMQQASDELKLLVGVHPEPYRCVLKQLRDRLRATRAWAEAALAGDTVASAAVLQDNRELIEPLELCYQSLHHCGMGVIADGALLDCLRRAATFGLFLARLDIRQDATRHAAALNEITDYLGIGHYQEWDEDTRIAFLLRELDNRRPLLPAHHQPSADTAEVLATCRVIAAAPAASLGSYVISMAGAPSDVLAVQLLLKEAGVQRPMRVVPLFETLDDLDNAGPAIDRLLGLPGYRVRLHGPQEVMIGYSDSAKDAGTTASAWAQYRAQEALVDICRAHDVELLLFHGRGGTVGRGGGPAHAAILSQPPGSVTGHFRTTEQGEMIRFKFGLPDIAVQNLNLYLAAVLEATLQPPPTPEPAWRELMDRLAADGVQAYRAVVREHPQFVDYFRQATPEQELGRLPLGSRPAKRREGGVESLRAIPWIFAWTQTRLMLPAWLGWEQALGNALQRGDKALLESMRDDWPFFRTRIDMLEMVLAKADAEIARLYDQRLVDPALQPLGAHLRDLLSQAIAAVLGLTRQSQLLAHSVETLESISVRNTYLDPLHLLQAELLARSRHSAGEASGPLEQALLVSVAGIAAGLRNTG; translated from the coding sequence ATGGCGGAAATCGACGTGCGTCTGCGTGAGGATGTACACCTGCTCGGTGAGCTGCTCGGCGAAACCATTCGCGCCCAGTACGGGGCCGACTTTCTCGACAAGATCGAGCGCATCCGTAAGGGCGCCAAAGCCGCGCGGCAGGGCTCGGCGGCCGGCGCCGAACAACTCAGCAGCACGCTCGACGGCCTGGCCGAGGACGAACTGCTGCCGGTCACCCGTGGCTTCAACCAGTTTCTCAATCTGGCCAACATCGCCGAGCAATATCATCGGGTGCGCCGCTTGGCGCCGGGCGAGGCCGAGCCGTTCGAAGCCCTCGTGCTCCCCGAGTTGCTCGGCCGCCTGCTGGCCGCCGGGCAGAGCGGCGAATCGCTGGCCCGGCAGTTGAGCCGGGTGGAAATCGAGCTGGTGCTGACCGCGCACCCGACCGAAGTGGCGCGCCGCACGCTGATCCAGAAGTACGACGCCATCGCCGCCCAGCTGGCCGCGCAGGATCATGACGATCTGTCCGAGCGCGAGCGCGAGCAGGTGCGTAACCGCCTGCAACGCCTGATCGCCGAGGCCTGGCATACCGAGGAAATTCGCCGCAGTCGACCGACTCCGGTGGACGAAGCCAAATGGGGCTTCGCGGTCATCGAACACTCGCTGTGGCAAGCCGTGCCGCGCTTTTTGCGCGGCGTGGATGCCGACCTGCACGCCGCGACCGGCCTACGTTTACCGTTGCAGGCGGCGCCAGTGCGCTTTGCCTCATGGATGGGCGGCGACCGTGATGGCAACCCGAATGTCACCGCCAAGGTGAGTCGTGAGGTGCTGCTGCTGGCGCGCTGGATGGCCGCCGATTTGTATCTGCGCGATGTCGATCAACTGGCCGCCGAACTCTCCATGCAACAGGCCAGTGACGAGTTGAAGCTGTTGGTCGGCGTGCATCCGGAACCCTATCGCTGTGTGCTCAAACAACTGCGCGACCGGCTGCGCGCGACTCGCGCCTGGGCGGAGGCGGCGTTGGCTGGCGACACCGTGGCCAGCGCCGCTGTGCTGCAAGACAACCGCGAACTCATAGAGCCGCTGGAGCTTTGTTATCAATCGCTGCACCACTGCGGCATGGGTGTGATTGCCGATGGCGCGTTGCTCGATTGCTTGCGCCGGGCCGCCACGTTCGGCCTGTTTCTGGCGCGCCTGGATATCCGTCAGGACGCCACCCGCCACGCCGCCGCGCTGAACGAAATCACCGACTACCTGGGCATCGGCCACTACCAGGAGTGGGATGAAGACACGCGCATCGCCTTCCTGTTGCGAGAACTGGATAACCGCCGGCCACTGCTGCCGGCGCACCATCAGCCGTCTGCCGATACCGCCGAAGTGCTCGCCACCTGCCGGGTGATCGCGGCGGCGCCGGCGGCATCGCTCGGCTCCTACGTAATCTCCATGGCCGGCGCGCCATCGGACGTGCTGGCGGTGCAGCTGCTGCTCAAGGAAGCCGGTGTGCAGCGGCCGATGCGCGTCGTGCCGTTGTTCGAGACCCTCGATGACCTGGACAACGCCGGCCCGGCGATTGATCGCCTGCTCGGTCTGCCCGGCTATCGCGTGCGCCTGCATGGCCCGCAGGAAGTGATGATCGGTTATTCCGATTCGGCCAAGGATGCCGGCACCACGGCGTCCGCCTGGGCGCAATACCGTGCGCAGGAGGCGCTGGTGGATATCTGTCGGGCCCACGACGTCGAACTGCTGCTGTTTCACGGCCGTGGCGGCACGGTCGGGCGCGGCGGTGGTCCGGCCCATGCGGCCATCCTCTCGCAGCCGCCGGGCTCGGTCACCGGGCATTTTCGCACCACCGAGCAGGGCGAGATGATCCGCTTCAAGTTCGGCTTGCCAGACATCGCCGTGCAGAACCTCAATCTGTACCTGGCGGCGGTGCTCGAAGCCACGCTGCAGCCGCCGCCTACGCCAGAACCGGCGTGGCGCGAGCTGATGGATCGCCTCGCCGCCGATGGCGTGCAGGCCTACCGCGCGGTGGTGCGTGAGCATCCGCAGTTCGTCGATTATTTCCGCCAGGCCACGCCGGAGCAGGAGCTCGGTCGCCTGCCACTGGGCAGCCGCCCGGCCAAGCGGCGCGAGGGTGGGGTGGAAAGCCTGCGGGCGATTCCGTGGATCTTTGCCTGGACCCAGACCCGCCTGATGCTGCCAGCGTGGCTGGGCTGGGAGCAGGCGTTGGGCAATGCCTTGCAACGCGGTGACAAGGCACTGTTGGAAAGCATGCGCGACGACTGGCCGTTCTTCCGCACGCGCATCGATATGTTGGAGATGGTGTTGGCCAAAGCCGACGCGGAAATTGCCCGTTTATACGACCAGCGCCTGGTCGATCCGGCCCTGCAACCACTAGGTGCACATTTGCGCGACCTATTGTCGCAGGCTATTGCGGCGGTACTGGGTTTAACCCGACAGTCGCAGCTCCTCGCACATAGTGTTGAGACCCTCGAATCGATCAGTGTGCGCAATACCTATCTCGACCCGCTGCACCTGTTGCAGGCTGAGCTCCTGGCCCGTTCTAGACACTCTGCGGGGGAGGCCAGCGGCCCTCTGGAACAGGCCTTGCTGGTGAGCGTGGCGGGCATCGCCGCAGGCTTGCGCAACACCGGTTAA
- a CDS encoding efflux RND transporter periplasmic adaptor subunit has translation MRRRIPPHVLPLTLICLLAACGNGEQVAQAIRPAMVVQPQPAGEAVDAYPGEVRARLEPDLAFRIGGKVSKRLVDSGARVKKDQPLAQLDPEDVRLQLDAARAQVVAAEANLKLVSSERDRYKTLLERQMISRSQYDTVENQYRAGAARVKQIRAEFNVASNQADYAVLRAPAAGVIASRRVEDGQVVAAGQTVFTLAADGEREVLISLPEHAIEHFKIGQAVAVELWSQPGERFAGQIRELSPAADPQSRTYAARVSFKDGKVRAELGQSARVFVQANGDVPLAVPMSALTAENNQPYVWVVDPQTSTIQRRLVRIGAYTDKLVPVLEGLSADDWVVAAGVQVLQEGQKVHPVDRANRAVKLAGKE, from the coding sequence ATGCGTCGCCGCATCCCGCCTCATGTCTTGCCGTTGACTCTTATCTGTCTGCTCGCTGCTTGTGGTAACGGGGAGCAGGTGGCTCAGGCCATTCGCCCCGCCATGGTCGTGCAGCCGCAGCCCGCTGGTGAAGCGGTCGATGCCTATCCGGGCGAGGTGCGCGCGCGATTGGAGCCGGACCTGGCCTTCCGGATTGGCGGCAAGGTCAGCAAACGCCTGGTCGACAGCGGCGCGCGGGTCAAGAAGGATCAGCCGCTGGCCCAGCTCGACCCCGAGGATGTGCGCCTGCAACTGGATGCCGCGCGCGCCCAGGTGGTCGCTGCCGAAGCCAACCTGAAGCTGGTGAGCAGCGAACGCGACCGTTACAAAACCTTGCTGGAGCGGCAGATGATCAGCCGCTCGCAATACGACACCGTGGAAAACCAGTACCGCGCCGGCGCGGCGCGGGTGAAGCAGATCCGCGCCGAATTCAATGTCGCCAGCAACCAGGCCGACTATGCGGTGCTGCGTGCTCCAGCGGCGGGCGTGATTGCCAGCCGGCGGGTCGAGGACGGTCAGGTTGTGGCCGCCGGACAAACCGTATTCACCCTGGCGGCCGATGGCGAGCGGGAAGTGCTGATCAGCCTGCCTGAGCATGCCATCGAGCATTTCAAGATCGGCCAGGCCGTTGCGGTCGAACTCTGGTCGCAACCCGGTGAACGCTTTGCCGGACAAATTCGTGAGCTGTCGCCAGCCGCCGATCCACAGTCGCGTACCTATGCGGCGCGGGTGTCGTTCAAGGACGGCAAAGTGCGTGCCGAGCTGGGCCAGAGCGCCCGCGTGTTCGTGCAGGCGAATGGCGATGTGCCGTTGGCGGTGCCGATGTCGGCGCTAACCGCAGAGAACAATCAGCCGTACGTGTGGGTGGTCGATCCACAAACCTCGACCATCCAACGCCGTTTGGTGCGCATTGGCGCGTACACCGACAAGCTGGTGCCGGTACTCGAAGGGCTCAGCGCCGACGATTGGGTGGTCGCCGCCGGCGTGCAGGTATTACAGGAAGGTCAGAAGGTGCATCCGGTGGACCGTGCCAATCGTGCGGTCAAACTGGCTGGTAAGGAGTAA
- the tsaB gene encoding tRNA (adenosine(37)-N6)-threonylcarbamoyltransferase complex dimerization subunit type 1 TsaB — translation MTTLLALDTATEACSVALLHDGKVISHYEVIPRLHAQRLLPMIQALLAEGGVAMSALDAIAFGRGPGAFTGVRIAIGVVQGLAFGLDRPVLPVSNLAVLAQRAMREHGAQQVAAAIDARMDEVYWGCYRAEQGEMRLAGSEAVLAPELASLPRDAAGDWFGAGTGWGTFAARLNVPVSGQDGAMLPHAEDLLRLASFAWARGEALPADQAQPIYLRDKVATPKGA, via the coding sequence ATGACCACCTTGCTGGCCCTGGATACCGCCACCGAAGCCTGTTCCGTGGCCTTGTTGCATGACGGCAAGGTGATCAGTCACTACGAGGTGATACCCCGCCTGCATGCCCAGCGCTTATTGCCGATGATCCAGGCGCTGCTGGCCGAGGGTGGGGTGGCCATGTCGGCACTGGACGCCATCGCCTTCGGTCGCGGGCCCGGTGCATTCACCGGGGTGCGCATCGCCATTGGCGTGGTACAGGGCTTGGCATTTGGTCTGGATCGCCCGGTGTTGCCGGTTTCCAACCTGGCGGTGCTGGCCCAGCGCGCCATGCGCGAGCACGGCGCGCAGCAGGTCGCGGCGGCCATCGATGCGCGCATGGATGAGGTGTACTGGGGTTGCTACCGCGCCGAGCAGGGCGAAATGCGCCTGGCCGGCAGCGAGGCCGTGCTGGCCCCTGAACTGGCGAGTTTGCCGCGCGATGCCGCCGGCGACTGGTTTGGCGCCGGGACTGGCTGGGGCACCTTTGCCGCGCGCCTGAACGTGCCGGTCAGCGGTCAGGATGGGGCGATGCTGCCGCATGCCGAAGACCTGCTGCGCCTGGCCAGCTTCGCCTGGGCCCGTGGCGAGGCGCTGCCGGCCGATCAGGCTCAGCCGATCTACCTGCGCGACAAGGTGGCGACGCCCAAAGGGGCGTGA
- a CDS encoding class I SAM-dependent methyltransferase, with product MSDELETILVRVEALEPRYAAQAASWGERLGLPLGGEAQFALQLGDAGLQLVDLGPQAPGPVRVDFVEGAAAHRRLYGGGSGQMIAKAVGVQAGIRPRIVDATAGLGRDAFVLAGLGCQLTLIERQPIIAALLEDGLARAACSPEVAAIAARMQLLSGNAIERMRGWQGPAPQVVYLDPMFPHRDKSALVKKEMRLFRPLVGDDLDAPALLAAALELASHRVVVKRPRKAPIIDGPKPGYSLEGKSSRYDIYPKKALDKD from the coding sequence ATGAGTGACGAGCTGGAAACAATCCTGGTGCGCGTCGAAGCGCTGGAACCGCGCTATGCGGCGCAGGCGGCCAGTTGGGGTGAGCGGCTTGGGTTGCCGTTGGGCGGCGAGGCGCAGTTCGCCCTGCAACTGGGCGACGCCGGTCTGCAACTGGTCGACCTCGGCCCGCAGGCGCCAGGCCCTGTGCGGGTGGACTTTGTCGAAGGCGCGGCGGCGCATCGGCGCCTGTATGGCGGCGGCAGTGGGCAGATGATCGCCAAGGCGGTCGGCGTGCAGGCCGGTATCCGCCCGCGGATCGTGGACGCCACGGCGGGGTTGGGGCGCGACGCGTTCGTGCTGGCCGGGCTGGGTTGCCAGCTGACCCTGATCGAACGTCAGCCGATCATCGCCGCCTTGCTCGAGGATGGACTGGCTCGCGCGGCCTGCTCGCCCGAGGTGGCGGCAATCGCGGCGCGCATGCAGCTGCTCAGCGGCAATGCGATCGAGCGCATGCGCGGTTGGCAAGGCCCGGCGCCGCAAGTGGTGTATCTCGATCCGATGTTTCCGCACCGCGACAAGAGCGCCCTGGTGAAGAAGGAAATGCGCCTGTTCCGCCCGCTGGTTGGCGACGATCTGGATGCCCCGGCGCTGCTCGCTGCGGCGCTGGAGTTGGCCAGTCACCGGGTGGTGGTCAAGCGCCCGCGCAAGGCGCCGATCATCGACGGGCCCAAGCCGGGCTACAGCCTGGAAGGCAAATCGAGCCGCTACGATATCTATCCGAAAAAGGCGCTGGATAAAGACTGA